The DNA window CGGTAGAAAATCCAACCCATTATCGGCTCATGTTTGGCAAAGAAATATCTGAGTGGCAGGATTATCCGGGCCTGATGCAGGCGGCAGGCACGGCGCTGGGTGAGGTGGTGAAGATTATTCAAGAATGCCAACAGGAGAACAAGGTGAAACCAGGCTCTCCTCGCCACCTGGCTCAAGTGGCCTGGGCCATGATTCACGGTTGGGTTTCTCTGCTTATTGACGGACGGATTAGGGGTAAACAAAATATGGAGGAATTGACCGATTTAACCATTCAAACGCTTTTGGAGGGGTTGAAACAATGAGTTTCACCGGGTCAGGTCTTTACGCTGGCTTTGTAAGCTCGCCAGTTTCTCCTCGATGTCCTCTATTTCAATCAAATAATGAGGTTCCGTATCAATGCCTTTGAGGGCCTGAATTTCGCGGAGTTTTTGCAGCCGCCGGGAGAGGTGGGTAATTTGCCGTTCAACCGAAGACGTGATGCGCGGGTTTGGGGAAGCGAGTTGGCCCGGCGATTCTATTGCAGCGGTCTCCGGTAACTTAGAGGAGGGGTCAGGCGTTTTTGCCGGGGGAGACGGCGCGGGTGTTTGGGCTGTCTGCTCGAATATTTTTTGCAGGCCCTGGCTCAGGGCCGGGCCGCTTTGTAGCGGAGATTGCATAGGGCCAAAACAGGAGTGTTGGCAACTATTCAGATAATAGCAGGTTCCGGTGCCAAAGCGCCGGTAGCCCAAAATAGGTAGGTGCTCCACCGTCTCAAGCAGAACCACAGAATCTTCTTTTGGCTGGAGTAGTTCTACAGACGTTTGGTATGAAATGGGTTGGGTAAATAATTTTTGGGCCAAATGATTTTGGGAAGCGTGGCACGTAATCCGTATATCTTCATTAAAGCTGCTTTGCACATGGCTAAAAGGCAGCAGCCGATTGAATTCGTGATGATACACGGTTTCGTAGCTCACCCAGGAGGTGGCAAACAAAATACCGCCTTCAGCCACAAACCGGCGCAGCCGGCTGTAAAAATCTTCCCGTCCTTGTTGGGTGTAATGTTCGCCCCGCACCATGATGACCAATTTAAATAGGAGCAATACCTCGTGCCCCAGCCGGTCGAGTTCCCACTGCGAATAGTGGTTAGCAAAAGTGACCACCCTGAACCCGGCGTTGTGGGCCAACCGGCCCAGTTCGGCGGCAAATTCCGTGCCATCGCTCACCAGTAAGCAAGTGTTTTGCTCGGCCAAACTCGGCAAGGCATAAGCTTGAACCAACCAATCGGGGTCGGCCAGTAAAGATTGGGCCAGATCGGGCGGCAGACGCTGGCCCCAATGGGTCAGGCAGCGCAGGCCGGCCCGTTTTACCTCTTGATTGGCTTCCTCCCTTAAGCTGTTGACCAACAGCTTGGCTACGCTCATTTGCCCCCACTGTTCCCCTATGGTTATTGCGCCCAGCCTGATTTGACTGTTTTGATGGTTGAGTAAACGGCCAAATAGCGCCATTACTTGAGAAGGGTCTGTCTGGTTGAGCCAATGTTTTAAACTGTCCAGGCTCAAACCCAATGTGGGCCGGTGGGCCAGGCTGCAAAGCAGGTATTCCAGCAGGTCTAACGATGGTTGGGGAAGGTGTTGCAGAATAAGCTCCAGCTTGTCCTGGCTTAAAAGCTGAGCCTCTGGCCGGTCAAAACTGAGCCAATCCTGGTATGCCTGACCCAGAATTTCGGCGGCTCTGGTTTGTTTATGTTTTTCCCGGTCAAGATCGCGCTGAAAATGGGCTAAAAGAGCTTCAAATCCTTCGGCAAAATCTCTGGTAAAATCGGCGTACATTTTATCTGCCAAAAAGCCCGGAATATCGCATGGCTGGTAAAGCAGGGGCAGCACCTTCACCCGGTTTCCGTGGATTTCCTCATGCAAGGCTATATTCACCTCCCGGCGAACCCATTTTGAAGCCACCGAGTGAGGCGACAAAACCACCCCCAGGTATTCACATTCCCGGATGGCTGTTTCTATTTTGGAGAGCAGGGAGTCGCCCAGACGCATTTCGGCCTCGTCAACCCAGGTGCGGATGCCGTGCGCCCGGAGGCGCTCGCTTAATTTTCTGACAAAGGGCTTGTCTTTGCGGTTGTGGCTAAGGAAAATGCTTGACATGTTTGTTTGGGAAAGAACTTTATTGTCAATCTTAGCATATCAACAAATCGTCAAACAAACAAGTCGGTAAATTGTCCCAATTAAGCTACCGGCAAGGTGAACCAAAAGCGGCTGCCCCAACCGGACGTGCCGTCGCTTTCTACCCCAATCTGCCCCCCCTGCGCCTCCACCAACTGCCGGGCAATGGCCAGGCCCAAGCCGGAGCCGCCCATCTCGCGGGAGCGAGACCTATCGGCCCGCCAGAAACGGTCAAACACATGGGGTAAATCTTCAGGGGGGATGCCAGGGCCGGTGTCGGTAACGGTCACTTTAAGCTGGCCGCGCGGTTCAGTTTCTGCTAAGTTTATTTCTATGGCCCCGTCTTCCGGGGTGTGGCGCAGGGCGTTGGTTAACAAATTGTGCAGAACTTGCCGGATGCGGTCGGGGTCGGCCAGAACCGGGGGCAGGCCCGGGGGCGACAAAACCGTGAGCGTGATTTTCTTTTCGCGGGTCAGTTCGGCAAACATGTCGGCGGCGTTTGTGATAAGCAGGGGTAAGCCGGTGGGCTGAAGATTAAGGCTCAATTGACCGGCCTCAGCCCGGGCCAGATCGCGCAGGTCGTTGATAAGCCGATTGAGGATCAAGGTTTCGTCGTAAATGGCAGCGATTTCCGCTTTGTCCAGGGGATAAACGTCGTCCAAAATGGCCTGCAAATTACCCTGGATGACGCTCAAGGGAGTGCGCAGTTCATGAGCAATATCGGCCACCATATTGCGGCGCAGGGTTTCAGCCTCCTGGAGGTTAACGGCCATCTCGTTGAACGCTTGGGCCAGGCCAGTTACTTCATCCACACCCTTCACCGATACCCGCTGGTCTAGTTCTCCCCGTGAAATGCGCCGGGCCGCCGTGGCCAACCGGCCTAACGGCGCAGATAACCCCCTGGCCATCATCACGCCCATGAGTACGGCCAAAATACCGGCAATCAAACTGGTCTGAAGCAGCAAACGATTGATCTGATCCAGAAAAGCCTGGGCCGGGGCCGACAACATCATCATTTGGGTTGTGGTAGCATCTACGGTTAAATAGCCAATCGTCTGGTTCTGCCACGTAAGTGGTAGCGCCTGGGCTATTTCCTGCCGGTTTAATTGCGGGGGCGCATGCGCACCTGGCTCTGTGTAAACCACTTGCCCGGCGGGGTCGGCCAGGATAAATTTGGGCGCGCCATGCCGCATGCTTCGGCCTTGGCCCATCCCCATACTTGGGCTGTGGGCCTGGTTGAAGACGGTTTCAACCCCTTCCCACGCGCCATTTTCAGCGTGATATTGGGCCAATGCCAGGCCCAGGTTTGTGTCCATCATTTGGCTGCGGTTCATAAAACGGCGAAATTGCGTGCTGAGCTGGTATTGACTGAGCACAGCCGCAATGATGATGGCCAGGGTCGCCACCAGGCCAAAGGCAAGGGTCAGGCGGATCCAGAGTTTATTCATTGTTCCTCACCCCGCAGCCGGTAGCCCACGCCATAGACGGTTTCAATGTACATGGGGTTGTCTTCGTCTACGCCAATTTTTTTGCGCAGGTTTTTGATGTGACTGTCCACGGTGCGTTCCAGGCCCTCGTAAGCATAACCCAGACCTTTTTCAATCAATTCCAGGCGGGTGAAGGCCCGGCCCGAATGCTCAACCAATACTTTGAGTAGGTTGAATTCGGTGGGGGTAAAATCCAGGGGGGTATTGTTCATAGTGGCCTGGTGCCGGTCCAGGTTAAGGCGCAATGCGCCAACCTGTAGAATTTGGGGCGGCGCGGCGCTGTTAGCGGCGCGCCGCAACACGGCGCGCACGCGGGCCACCACCTCGCGGGGATTGAAGGGCTTGGCGATGTAATCGTCGGCGCCCAGTTCCAGACCCACAATCTTATCGCTGTCTTCCACGCGGGCAGTGAGCATGATGATGGGCAGATTGGCCAGCGATGGCTCACGGCGCACAATGCGGGTAATTTCCCAACCGTTCCGGTCGGGCAGCATCAGGTCCAGCACCACCAGGTCCGGCTGCTCGCGGCGGATGGCGTGCAGGGCTGTTTCGCCGTCGTAGGCGGTTAAAACCCGGTAGCCTGCCTGTTCCAGGTAAGAACGCACCAAGCGCACAATTTGTTTGTCGTCGTCAACCACCAGAATGCAGGGCATTTTTGTTTTCCTGCCGGCTATAGTTGTTTAAGTAACGTTTTTGGGTAGAGACAGGACATTGTCCTGTCTCTACCTGATGATAAACGTTGCGGACAGACTGTCAAGTTTCAAGGACA is part of the Anaerolineae bacterium genome and encodes:
- a CDS encoding WHG domain-containing protein; this encodes VENPTHYRLMFGKEISEWQDYPGLMQAAGTALGEVVKIIQECQQENKVKPGSPRHLAQVAWAMIHGWVSLLIDGRIRGKQNMEELTDLTIQTLLEGLKQ
- a CDS encoding TIR domain-containing protein, whose product is MSSIFLSHNRKDKPFVRKLSERLRAHGIRTWVDEAEMRLGDSLLSKIETAIRECEYLGVVLSPHSVASKWVRREVNIALHEEIHGNRVKVLPLLYQPCDIPGFLADKMYADFTRDFAEGFEALLAHFQRDLDREKHKQTRAAEILGQAYQDWLSFDRPEAQLLSQDKLELILQHLPQPSLDLLEYLLCSLAHRPTLGLSLDSLKHWLNQTDPSQVMALFGRLLNHQNSQIRLGAITIGEQWGQMSVAKLLVNSLREEANQEVKRAGLRCLTHWGQRLPPDLAQSLLADPDWLVQAYALPSLAEQNTCLLVSDGTEFAAELGRLAHNAGFRVVTFANHYSQWELDRLGHEVLLLFKLVIMVRGEHYTQQGREDFYSRLRRFVAEGGILFATSWVSYETVYHHEFNRLLPFSHVQSSFNEDIRITCHASQNHLAQKLFTQPISYQTSVELLQPKEDSVVLLETVEHLPILGYRRFGTGTCYYLNSCQHSCFGPMQSPLQSGPALSQGLQKIFEQTAQTPAPSPPAKTPDPSSKLPETAAIESPGQLASPNPRITSSVERQITHLSRRLQKLREIQALKGIDTEPHYLIEIEDIEEKLASLQSQRKDLTR
- a CDS encoding HAMP domain-containing protein — its product is MNKLWIRLTLAFGLVATLAIIIAAVLSQYQLSTQFRRFMNRSQMMDTNLGLALAQYHAENGAWEGVETVFNQAHSPSMGMGQGRSMRHGAPKFILADPAGQVVYTEPGAHAPPQLNRQEIAQALPLTWQNQTIGYLTVDATTTQMMMLSAPAQAFLDQINRLLLQTSLIAGILAVLMGVMMARGLSAPLGRLATAARRISRGELDQRVSVKGVDEVTGLAQAFNEMAVNLQEAETLRRNMVADIAHELRTPLSVIQGNLQAILDDVYPLDKAEIAAIYDETLILNRLINDLRDLARAEAGQLSLNLQPTGLPLLITNAADMFAELTREKKITLTVLSPPGLPPVLADPDRIRQVLHNLLTNALRHTPEDGAIEINLAETEPRGQLKVTVTDTGPGIPPEDLPHVFDRFWRADRSRSREMGGSGLGLAIARQLVEAQGGQIGVESDGTSGWGSRFWFTLPVA
- a CDS encoding response regulator transcription factor — its product is MPCILVVDDDKQIVRLVRSYLEQAGYRVLTAYDGETALHAIRREQPDLVVLDLMLPDRNGWEITRIVRREPSLANLPIIMLTARVEDSDKIVGLELGADDYIAKPFNPREVVARVRAVLRRAANSAAPPQILQVGALRLNLDRHQATMNNTPLDFTPTEFNLLKVLVEHSGRAFTRLELIEKGLGYAYEGLERTVDSHIKNLRKKIGVDEDNPMYIETVYGVGYRLRGEEQ